In Ascaphus truei isolate aAscTru1 chromosome 12, aAscTru1.hap1, whole genome shotgun sequence, the following are encoded in one genomic region:
- the LOC142464220 gene encoding uncharacterized protein LOC142464220 — MLRLADALLLLLLAALPCARSATPYQVISGVFLTPENTLEFADTAPTCNSHGAALANVEQVTNAYLHGYEDCKWGWVEGHSVLMLRLNPSEKCTNYSLGIVHRECLGMKGNSVFCFKSDGASDLLYPITAARLISYEEAVNRCASNGDKVATRKQIEKMANPTTTIHQHAWYDYGVGIFRVNTTTFEVTPCVASAYCYNAQLPDFLIQRNDKTWKRILIACILGSIFLILLFAAVFMRGNQFVCCPENRRTVKSDVPGGINLPPPPVPTWNTTSSFRPLNNLMDPKYVNTSDFVFEKRPPVIHPDMSKYRIHTYSNLGFDTTGDE; from the exons ATGCTTCGACTTGCAGACGCGCTGCTGCTGCTCTTACTCGCGGCGCTTCCCTGCGCTCGCTCGGCGACGCCGTATCAAG TTATCTCTGGAGTATTCCTAACACCAGAGAATACCCTGGAGTTTGCCGACACGGCACCGACCTGTAACAGCCATGGTGCAGCACTGGCCAATGTGGAACAAGTCACCAATGCATACCTGCACGGCTACGAGGACTGCAA GTGGGGCTGGGTAGAAGGTCACAGCGTTTTGATGCTTCGTCTCAATCCATCGGAAAAATGTACCAACTACAGCCTGGGAATTGTGCACAGAGAATGCCTGGGCATGAAGGGGAACAGCGTCTTCTGTTTCAAGAGTGATG GAGCATCCGACCTGCTGTATCCCATTACCGCAGCTCGCCTCATATCCTATGAAGAAGCCGTGAATCGCTGTGCAAGTAACGGCGACAAAGTAGCCACACGGAAACAGATCGAAAAGATGGCTAATCCGACAACAACAATACATCA ACATGCTTGGTACGACTATGGAGTTGGAATATTCCGGGTAAATACTACCACGTTTGAAGTCACCCCCTGTGTGGCATCTGCTTACTGCTATAACGCCCAGT TGCCAGATTTCCTCATTCAACGGAATGACAAAA CCTGGAAGAGGATCCTCATTGCCTGCATCCTAGGCTCTATATTTCTCATCTTGCTGTTTGCTGCTGTGTTTATGAGAGG GAACCAGTTTGTCTGCTGCCCTGAGAACAGACGCACAGTGAAGTCAGATGTCCCGGGAGGAATCAATCTCCCGCCCCCTCCGGTACCCACGTGGAACACCACCAGTTCATTTCGGCCTCTGAATAATCTCATGGACCCCAAGTATGTCAACACGTCTGACTTTGTGTTCGAGAAGCGACCACCGGTTATCCACCCAGACATGAGCAAGTACAGAATTCACACCTATAGCAACTTGGGCTTCGACACAACTGGAGACGAGTGA